Proteins from a single region of Argopecten irradians isolate NY chromosome 7, Ai_NY, whole genome shotgun sequence:
- the LOC138327947 gene encoding aldo-keto reductase family 1 member B1-like isoform X1, whose translation MAASLTLNSGHRIPQVALGTSRISADNLKITIKRALDIGYRHIDTAFWYGNEAVIGEALQEWLRSSNLSRQDVYVTTKLHQAYMKGHAVGPALDESLRRLRVDYVDLYLIHTPCAAKELDTYPENKPARPPETDFISVDLRETWKAMEDTVFNGKARSIGVSSFNSKQLDYICEGARIQPAVNQVFYHKEVEVHARLPQRKLHDYCKSRNILLQAFCPLGSPNFAGPIFVNKIQSSDNLLKHPVILKIANKYKRTVGQILLRNLTQRGIAVVPKSENPQRMEDNLNIFSFSLSDEDMNKVNELDNGERRFIFTWLKNHPDYPFHEEF comes from the exons ATGGCGGCGAGTTTGACATTGAACAGTGGACATCGTATTCCGCAAGTAGCTCTGGGGACTTCGAGG ATTTCAGCAGATAACTTGAAAATCACCATCAAACGAGCACTTGATATAGGCTACCGTCATATAGATACAGCGTTTTGGTATGGAAACGAGGCAGTCATTGGAGAAGCACTCCAAGAGTGGCTTAGGTCTTCAAATCTAAGTCGTCAGGATGTGTATGTCACGACAAAA CTACATCAAGCTTACATGAAGGGACATGCCGTAGGGCCGGCCCTAGACGAGAGCCTAAGAAGACTCCGAGTGGACTATGTGGACCTCTATCTTATCCATACACCTTGTGCAGCAAAG GAATTGGATACCTATCCTGAAAACAAGCCTGCACGTCCTCCTGAAACAGATTTCATTTCGGTGGATTTAAGGGAAACATGGAAG GCTATGGAGGATACCGTGTTTAATGGAAAGGCGCGTTCGATTGGGGTATCAAGTTTTAATTCCAAACAATTAGACTATATCTGTGAGGGTGCACGAATTCAGCCCGCCGTTAACCAGGTATTTTATCATAAAGAG GTTGAGGTACACGCCAGACTTCCACAGAGGAAACTGCACGACTATTGTAAATCAAGAAATATCCTTCTCCAGGCGTTCTGTCCTCTGGGTTCACCCAACTTCGCAGGGCCAATATTTGTAAA taaaatcCAGTCGTCGGATAATTTGCTTAAACATCCTGTCATATTGAAAATTGCCAATAAGTACAAGCGAACAGTAGGACAG ATTCTTCTACGGAACCTTACACAGAGGGGTATTGCTGTGGTTCCGAAATCTGAAAACCCACAGAGGATGGAGGATAACTTAAAC ATATTCTCCTTTTCATTATCCGACGAGGATATGAACAAAGTAAACGAACTCGACAATGGAGAACGTCGATTTATCTTCACATG GTTGAAAAATCACCCGGACTATCCATTCCATGAAGAATTCTGA
- the LOC138327947 gene encoding aldo-keto reductase family 1 member B1-like isoform X2 — MAASLTLNSGHRIPQVALGTSRISADNLKITIKRALDIGYRHIDTAFWYGNEAVIGEALQEWLRSSNLSRQDVYVTTKLHQAYMKGHAVGPALDESLRRLRVDYVDLYLIHTPCAAKELDTYPENKPARPPETDFISVDLRETWKAMEDTVFNGKARSIGVSSFNSKQLDYICEGARIQPAVNQVEVHARLPQRKLHDYCKSRNILLQAFCPLGSPNFAGPIFVNKIQSSDNLLKHPVILKIANKYKRTVGQILLRNLTQRGIAVVPKSENPQRMEDNLNIFSFSLSDEDMNKVNELDNGERRFIFTWLKNHPDYPFHEEF, encoded by the exons ATGGCGGCGAGTTTGACATTGAACAGTGGACATCGTATTCCGCAAGTAGCTCTGGGGACTTCGAGG ATTTCAGCAGATAACTTGAAAATCACCATCAAACGAGCACTTGATATAGGCTACCGTCATATAGATACAGCGTTTTGGTATGGAAACGAGGCAGTCATTGGAGAAGCACTCCAAGAGTGGCTTAGGTCTTCAAATCTAAGTCGTCAGGATGTGTATGTCACGACAAAA CTACATCAAGCTTACATGAAGGGACATGCCGTAGGGCCGGCCCTAGACGAGAGCCTAAGAAGACTCCGAGTGGACTATGTGGACCTCTATCTTATCCATACACCTTGTGCAGCAAAG GAATTGGATACCTATCCTGAAAACAAGCCTGCACGTCCTCCTGAAACAGATTTCATTTCGGTGGATTTAAGGGAAACATGGAAG GCTATGGAGGATACCGTGTTTAATGGAAAGGCGCGTTCGATTGGGGTATCAAGTTTTAATTCCAAACAATTAGACTATATCTGTGAGGGTGCACGAATTCAGCCCGCCGTTAACCAG GTTGAGGTACACGCCAGACTTCCACAGAGGAAACTGCACGACTATTGTAAATCAAGAAATATCCTTCTCCAGGCGTTCTGTCCTCTGGGTTCACCCAACTTCGCAGGGCCAATATTTGTAAA taaaatcCAGTCGTCGGATAATTTGCTTAAACATCCTGTCATATTGAAAATTGCCAATAAGTACAAGCGAACAGTAGGACAG ATTCTTCTACGGAACCTTACACAGAGGGGTATTGCTGTGGTTCCGAAATCTGAAAACCCACAGAGGATGGAGGATAACTTAAAC ATATTCTCCTTTTCATTATCCGACGAGGATATGAACAAAGTAAACGAACTCGACAATGGAGAACGTCGATTTATCTTCACATG GTTGAAAAATCACCCGGACTATCCATTCCATGAAGAATTCTGA